One Acanthopagrus latus isolate v.2019 chromosome 12, fAcaLat1.1, whole genome shotgun sequence genomic region harbors:
- the tmem267 gene encoding transmembrane protein 267 translates to MQGFYSKLDSSPSSSPLLGVGMGREGGPVPLSLAVETEKAQALLQTFSSASLLASAGLGMFCVVADHALQLSVIQNHLWLRAALDNTTHGLVGLWSWAVVIGLRKKSDLYEVLLAGLLASIIDLDHFYMAGSLSLKAAVSLPQRPPLHCSSLIPVLCLSLRFLMWIGRLKDAWCSLPWMLFISMATHHVRDAVRHGLWVCPFGNTAPLPYWLYVSTTATLPHLCSVLMYLTGTRDVISTKHGVAIDV, encoded by the exons ATGCAAGGATTCTACTCCAAGCTCGACTCCTCCCCTTCCTCGTCCCCGTTACTGGGGGTGGGCATGGGGCGAGAGGGTGGTCCCGTGCCCCTCAGCCTGGCGGTGGAGACGGAGAAAGCTCAGGCCCTCCTACAGACGTTCAGCTCCGCCTCCCTGCTGGCGTCCGCAGGACTCGGGATGTTCTGCGTGGTGGCCGACCACGCCCTTCAGCTGTCGGTCATCCAGAATCATCTGTGGCTGCGCGCTGCCTTGGACAACACCACGCACGGATTGGTGGGGCTGTGGTCGTGGGCCGTTGTTATTGGACTGAGGAAAAAGAGCGACCTGTATGAGGTGCTGCTGGCCGGCCTGCTGGCATCAATCATAGACCTGGACCACTTCTACATGGCTGGATCGCTGTCGCTCAAG gctgccgtctctctccctcagcgTCCTCCCCttcactgctcctctctcatcccCGTCCTCTGCCTCTCGCTCCGCTTCCTCATGTGGATCGGACGCCTCAAAGACGCCTGGTGCTCCCTGCCGTGGatgcttttcatttccatgGCGACGCACCACGTTCGGGATGCCGTCCGCCACGGCCTGTGGGTGTGTCCCTTCGGCAACACGGCGCCGCTGCCCTACTGGCTGTATGTCAGCACCACGGCGACGCTTCCTCACCTGTGCTCTGTTCTCATGTACCTGACGGGAACCAGGGATGTGATCTCTACGAAACACGGGGTGGCCATCGACGTTTAG